A segment of the Odoribacter splanchnicus DSM 20712 genome:
CCAATCGACAAGAGTCTTGTCAATATTGTTCAGGGTTTTGGTGTCGGGACTTTGAACCGAGCCTAAAGTCATGCATTCGTGATTGTCTACATCGATGACTCCGATTCCCATGATTTCAAGACCTCGCTTGTATTCTCCTGCACAACCTGACCAGAAATATCCCAACCAAGGGATTTTCTTTCCGGACTTGGATATATAGGACGGATCTATGGCAATTGCCTTTCTTGTACCATGCAGGTGCTCTTTGACAAGTTGCTCATTAAATGAAAACCAGTCAAATGAGTCTTTCTTGAAATTGTTTCGATAGGTCTGCTCCGAGAATTCTCCATATCGTCCCAATTGAAGAAAGTTTATCCTGTCGGGGATGGCCATAAACAATTTCATTACATCCATGAAGACTTTTTCAAATGGTTTGTGTATATTTGCTACTGATTTGAGAGCCTCTTGGCACTCGGATTGGTATTGCATAAGAAGAGATTTTTTAGCCATAATCAGAAGGGGTTGTATACTTCTAATTTACTAATAATCATCGAATTATGCAATACTTTTCTTGTTTAATCTCAGCAAATTATCACATTGGAAAGCACACATAAATCTTACTGCTTGAAGATTCGTTTTTGACAATATTTCAATGAACTCGTTGGTGTATTGAACCGGAAAAACCGGCTCGAATGTTTAATTTTTAAAATCGGTAAAATTTACCGAAGTATTGTGTAATTATAAATGGCCCAAATTCCTTTATATTCCCAGTATGATAGTATGGACTGTGGTCCAACATGTCTCCGTATGATTGCGTCTTTCTACGGAAAGGATTTCTCATTAGAATACTTGCGAGATATGTGCTCTATTACTAACCGGGGGGTTACATTGCTCGGCTTAGACTATGCTGCTAAGCAAATTGGTTTTGAAACATTATGTGCAAAAGTTTCCTTATTACAGTTATGTAAAGATACACCATTGCCATGTATTATACATTGGAATAAGGAACACTTTGTTGTTTTGTATAAAATTTCACAACGTCGGAATAAAAAAATCTATCATGTTGCAGATCCAGTTGGAGCAAAGTTTAAGTATTCAGAAGAGGAATTTTCAGGATGCTGGGAACAAGGTAGCCAGTGCGGTATCGTGTTATGTTTAGAACCAACTGACAAGTTCTTTGCAAACGATATAAGGAACTCTTCATATTATGGATACAAATGGATTTTTAAATATATCAATCCTTATCAAGGAGCTCTCTCTCAAATGTTATTAGGGCTAATTGCTGGCTCTCTGTTGCTATTGATATTTCCTTTTTTAACTCAAGCGATTGTTGATTATGGTATTGGCTCGCAGAACCTGAAATTCATTTGGCTAATATTAATAGCACAATTGTTTCTTATCTTCGGAAATTCAGCTATTGAATTTATTCGAAATTGGATTCTTTTGCATATTGGAACACGCATAAACATATCATTGATTTCAGACTATATAATTAAATTAACAAAACTTCCTATTCGTTTCTTTGATACAAAAATGCTCGGTGATGTAATACAGAGGATTGGCGATCATACACGAATAAAAGATTTTATAACTGAGACCGGGTTAAGTTTAGTCTTCTCTATTTTCAATGTCATAATTTTAGGGACCATTGTCTTAATATACGATTGGAGGGTATTTCTGATATTTATTGGAGGTACTATATTATATCTGACATGGGTACTTATGTTCATGAAGAGACGAGCCATATTAGATAAAAAAGTTTTTGCTCAAAGTGCATCAAATCAAAGTAATGTGATACAACTGGTAATGGGCATGCAGGAGATAAAATTATGTGGATGTGAAGAAAAGAAACGTTGGGAATGGGAAAGAATTCAGGCTCAAATATATCAATTAGTATCCGATGGATTAACTCTATCGCAATATCAACAATCTGGTGCTATTCTTATATTGCAAATTAAAAACGCCTTAATCACAGCACTAATAGCCTCTTTGACAATACAAGGAGAAATGACACTAGGAATGATGATGGCGATTCAATTTATAATTGGACAACTTAATAACCCTGTAGAACAATTAATTTCTTTTGTCCGGAAATATCAGGATGCTAAACTTAGTTTGGAACGCTTAAATGACATCTATGCAATCAACGATGAGATAATAGAAAAAACATCGTTAATTAAATCTATTCCTTATGAAACTATACGAATTAGTAATCTATGTTTCAAGTATGATAAATTAGCAACATACTACACACTCAATAATATTACATTTGATATTCCTAAAGGAAAAACCACCGCAATAGTTGGATTAAGTGGTAGTGGAAAAACCACATTGCTTAAAATGATATTAGGTTTCTACAAACCAGATGAGGGGACAATTAAGATAGGCAATCAGGATGTACTCAATTATGACCTACGTGAATGGAGAATGCGTTGTGGTGTGGTTATGCAAGACGGATTTATTTTTTCTGATACAATCGCTGGTAATATTGCTCCAGGAGTTGAAATGCCAAATAAATTTAAACTTGATAATGCTGCCAAGATAGCTAATATTTTGGATTTTATCCATAGTCTCCCGATGGGTTATCAAACTATGATAGGCACTGATGGTTTAGGGCTAAGCGCGGGGCAAAAGCAGAGAATCTTAATTGCAAGAGCTGTCTATAAAGATCCTGATTACATTTTAATGGATGAGGCTACTAATGCTTTAGATGCCGAGAATGAATCAGAAATCATATGTAATATGAATAACTTCTTGAGAGGTAGAACCGCTGTTATTATAGCACATCGTTTGAGTACAATACGAAACGCCAATAATATTATTGTTTTAGGTAACGGCTCTGTTGTTGAACAAGGAACTCACGAAGAATTAGTGAGTAGGAACGGTATATATCATACGCTAGTCAAGAATCAACTTAATATATAATATGGAAGAACACAATAATTTAAGCAATAGATGTCCTGAATTGCAGAACATATTAGATTCATCATTTGGCTTCCGTTTTAAATGGGGAACTTTACTCGTGATACTATTTATACTTCTAATCTTGGCATTGAGTTTTTTTGTAAGCATAAGAGAGCAGCAAACACTTTATGCTGAATGTAAAGCTTGTCAAAAACAAGAACATTTATGGATAAGTACATTATATGTAAGAAATACAAAGACACAATTAAAAAATGAGCAGAAGGTTTTCATTCAAAATGATACCCTCAAATTTAGTGGGGTCGTTTGTTCGATTGAACAAACTCAAGATGGAACTTACGTCCTAATTCGCACAACACATCCAATCGACAAATCAACAAAGAATAATTATATTATAACATATATCAGTACATCTACATTAGGAGAAATTATTCTATCATCAATCCGAGATTTAATATAAACATTTTGCCTGCCACTATTATATATCAGTAGCAGGCAAAATACCTACCGCCTACGCAAAGGAAATCAAGAACGACACCCTGCAAAAATGTATTGACCGTTTGAAGTAATGGGAACAGAACCCGAATTGTCCGTGTGAGATTGAACTCTACTATGACTCGGCTCCGCACTCATTCGGATTCCGACAGGTCTATCCCGATGGCAGAACGGGGATTGTCGGAGGCTTGCTCTATCACGGACAACCTGACCAATCTTTTCCAAAATTAGTCGAACCGTCGGTACGGAAGGATACGGAAGCCATATATTTTCCACTGTAATTGTAATTTATTTCCGAAAATACCGAAAAACTACCCGCATCACTCTCTGTCCCCGTCGGCACCACTCCGGCATCGTTTTTTCTCCCTTGTTTGGCAAATCCTCCGACATTCCGTTCCCCCGCAATCAGCTGGTCATACATTTCTAC
Coding sequences within it:
- a CDS encoding peptidase domain-containing ABC transporter encodes the protein MAQIPLYSQYDSMDCGPTCLRMIASFYGKDFSLEYLRDMCSITNRGVTLLGLDYAAKQIGFETLCAKVSLLQLCKDTPLPCIIHWNKEHFVVLYKISQRRNKKIYHVADPVGAKFKYSEEEFSGCWEQGSQCGIVLCLEPTDKFFANDIRNSSYYGYKWIFKYINPYQGALSQMLLGLIAGSLLLLIFPFLTQAIVDYGIGSQNLKFIWLILIAQLFLIFGNSAIEFIRNWILLHIGTRINISLISDYIIKLTKLPIRFFDTKMLGDVIQRIGDHTRIKDFITETGLSLVFSIFNVIILGTIVLIYDWRVFLIFIGGTILYLTWVLMFMKRRAILDKKVFAQSASNQSNVIQLVMGMQEIKLCGCEEKKRWEWERIQAQIYQLVSDGLTLSQYQQSGAILILQIKNALITALIASLTIQGEMTLGMMMAIQFIIGQLNNPVEQLISFVRKYQDAKLSLERLNDIYAINDEIIEKTSLIKSIPYETIRISNLCFKYDKLATYYTLNNITFDIPKGKTTAIVGLSGSGKTTLLKMILGFYKPDEGTIKIGNQDVLNYDLREWRMRCGVVMQDGFIFSDTIAGNIAPGVEMPNKFKLDNAAKIANILDFIHSLPMGYQTMIGTDGLGLSAGQKQRILIARAVYKDPDYILMDEATNALDAENESEIICNMNNFLRGRTAVIIAHRLSTIRNANNIIVLGNGSVVEQGTHEELVSRNGIYHTLVKNQLNI